The Thermodesulfobacteriota bacterium DNA window TGCCATATTAACAGATACTGGTGCCTTTTGCAATTCTAATACAACTGAGGGGGCTTTTCATATTGCGAGTGAGATGGTTAAAATGGGGGTCAATCCGTCTAGCGTGGCTGAGAAGATTTATAAACAAATGCCTGTTTCCAGGCTAAAATTATTGGGGCTGGTGTTAAATACATTAGAGATTTTAGACAATGGAAGGATAGCTTCCGTAGTGGCAAAGCTTTCACTGTTAAAAAAAACAGGGGCTACGCCAGAACTCACAGAAGATATAGTGAACTACCCTAGGTCTATTTCGGGTGTAAAAGTAGCAGTCTTGTTCAAAGAGGTATCCAAGAATCATTATAAGATTAGCCTCCGGTCCAATAAAGATGTTGATGTTGCTGATATAGCCAGGGAATTCGGAGGAGGTGGCCACCCTAATGCTTCGGGTGGAAATGTCGGAGGCAGCCTGTTAGAAGTAAAGAGAAAGGTTTTTGAGGCTATTAGTAAAAGGTTGAGTTAGTGAATGGTATATTAGTTATTGATAAACCCTCTGGGGTTACTTCTCATGATGTTGTGAAGAGGGTGAAAAGGTTGCTTAAGGTTCATAAAGCAGGGCATACAGGCACCTTGGACCCTCTGGCTACCGGCGTTCTTCCTGTTTGCATAAATGAAGCGACCAAGATAGTTCAATTTTTAATAAATGATGATAAAGAATACGAGGCAGATTTAAAGCTGGGTAGAGAAACGGATACACAGGATCTGTTTGGTAGAGTAATTAGAGAATCTTATCAGATTCCGGGAGATCACAATAAGATAATTGATACCTTTATAAGTTTTGAAGGTAATATTAAGCAAAAGCCGCCAGTATTTTCAGCCTTAAAGTATCAAGGGGCTCCCCTTTATAAATTGGCAAGAAGAGGTATATATGTTGATACTCCAGAGAGGGAGATAAACATCTTCAAAATTAATGTTACCAAGATTGATCTTCCCTATGTTTCATTCAATGTGTCCTGTTCTAAAGGTACCTATATTAGAACATTATGTGCTGATATTGGTAAGAAATTAGGTTGTGGTGCCCACCTGGTTAGGCTGAGAAGGATAAGAAGTGGTGGCTTTTATATCAAAGATTCTCATTCTTTGGATGAATTAGAGTGCCTGTTCAAAAATGGGGCAGTAAAAGACAAAGTAATCCCATTAGATAGAGCTTTAAATAACTTGCCTCAAATAAGGGTGAGTGACGATCTGGCAAAAAGGGTTAGGCATGGTAAACAGATCATAATCGACGATCTGAAAGGCATTTGTCTGTCACATATTAAGACAGGAGAAAGGCTGAGGATTACTTCCTTAAAAGATGATCTAATCGCTGTAGGCGAGTCTTTGATAACTTCTCCATTAACTGACAAGGAAGAAGGGTGGGATATGGTTTGTAGATTGATTCGAGTTTTTAACACTTAATTGATACATCAAGAACATTCTTTACAAAGAAAGGTATGTATGATAAAGATCGGTTAGATAATTTCTTGGAAAGGAGTATTAGAGATAATGTTAGATACTCAGAAAAAGGAAAAATTGATAGGAGAACACAGAGTTCACGATAAAGATACTGGATCACCAGAAGTCCAGATTGCCCTGTTGAGTGAGCGGATAAATTATCTCACGGAGCATTTTAAGGTACATAAAAAGGACCATCATTCACGCCGTGGGTTAATGAGACTCGTAGGCCAAAGAAGGCGATTGTTGGATTACCTGAAAAGAAAAGATACTGATCGGTATCGAAGTATCATTGGTAAACTTGGTATAAGAAAATGAGGCTATTTAGTTGAGTCCATTATTAAAGGATTTGGGTCTGATCTCAAATCCGTAAAGGAGATATGATTGGAAATGATAGAAAGAGTCAGTGTAGATGTAAATGGAAGGCCCCTCTCTATTGAGACAGGAAAATTAGCAAAGCAAGCAAATGGATCGGTGCTTGTAACGTATGGGGAGACAGTAGTATTGGTAACTGTTGTAGCAGACAAAAAGATTAGGGAGGGAGTTGATTTTCTGCCATTAACAGTGGACTATCAAGAGATGAATTATGCCGCTGGCAAAATCCCTGGTGGTTTCTTCAAACGTGAAGGCCGTTCCAGTGAAAAGG harbors:
- a CDS encoding bifunctional oligoribonuclease/PAP phosphatase NrnA, which translates into the protein MEARIIEEIKSNKAFLIASHINPEGDAIGSALALAISLNNIGKEVTVFNQGPIPRNLQFLPMSAEIVHNPDKIGVNFDVAFVLDCGDLDRVGNGIEKIRKIRKIINIDHHITNSKFGDVILVDSESSSTAELIYNVLKEIPIEVTYEIALNIYTAILTDTGAFCNSNTTEGAFHIASEMVKMGVNPSSVAEKIYKQMPVSRLKLLGLVLNTLEILDNGRIASVVAKLSLLKKTGATPELTEDIVNYPRSISGVKVAVLFKEVSKNHYKISLRSNKDVDVADIAREFGGGGHPNASGGNVGGSLLEVKRKVFEAISKRLS
- the truB gene encoding tRNA pseudouridine(55) synthase TruB, with product MNGILVIDKPSGVTSHDVVKRVKRLLKVHKAGHTGTLDPLATGVLPVCINEATKIVQFLINDDKEYEADLKLGRETDTQDLFGRVIRESYQIPGDHNKIIDTFISFEGNIKQKPPVFSALKYQGAPLYKLARRGIYVDTPEREINIFKINVTKIDLPYVSFNVSCSKGTYIRTLCADIGKKLGCGAHLVRLRRIRSGGFYIKDSHSLDELECLFKNGAVKDKVIPLDRALNNLPQIRVSDDLAKRVRHGKQIIIDDLKGICLSHIKTGERLRITSLKDDLIAVGESLITSPLTDKEEGWDMVCRLIRVFNT
- the rpsO gene encoding 30S ribosomal protein S15 is translated as MLDTQKKEKLIGEHRVHDKDTGSPEVQIALLSERINYLTEHFKVHKKDHHSRRGLMRLVGQRRRLLDYLKRKDTDRYRSIIGKLGIRK